The genomic region tgtgtgtgtgtgtgtgtgtgtgtgtgtgtgtgtgtgtgtgtgtgtgtgtgtgtgtgtgtgtaacacaACTCATTAAGAAACGTACACAACAGTTGGACGTGATGACACGACACACACGCTTGCATTACAGTCATTGAACAACACAAGTCCATTCATCGTATTATATTGACCAACGATAAAcgatataattaattacaaattgaTGTCGCTATCTCTCAGCGTTGATTGTGACCGGCTTCTGTCTGCAGCCTCTTTTGCTTCACTCTTGACtgaaaactaaacaaacacaatcacgtgacctaatcacgtgacatcttTACAATCACAATTCTTGGCTAGCAAACAATACATTCAACACTCAACAAACATATTCtggtaaatattaattaaaagtaaaatACAAAGTTTGTGCCCCACCCAcgcatgacgtcacaagacTTCTTACTCTGCGACTTCGCAATGTTCCCAAGCCTCTCGCTCTGGTTTACAACGCCAGGGCAGAAAAGAGTTATCTAGACGACACTTGTGGAGAGCCAGATAGAAATCAGCGCAATAATCTCGACGATGAAGAGGAATCTGCCACACGGCGAGTTCCTTCTCGCTCACGTTCACGTCTACAAATCAGTGATGACACAAACTATCATCTAAAGATATCAGAATGTCTTCAAACCTCGTCTAGGTCGATTTTCTTTTTCACTCATGCTGCTCCACGGCAACAAGTTAGTCCGCATGCGCAAATTTTTACGTTTAATTATACGGGATATTGGAAACAAAATGttataacgcgcgttaacgTTACTCATAACGTCTGTATTTGCACAAATTAT from Corticium candelabrum chromosome 10, ooCorCand1.1, whole genome shotgun sequence harbors:
- the LOC134186121 gene encoding NADH dehydrogenase [ubiquinone] 1 beta subcomplex subunit 7-like, whose translation is MSEKENRPRRDVNVSEKELAVWQIPLHRRDYCADFYLALHKCRLDNSFLPWRCKPEREAWEHCEVADFQSRVKQKRLQTEAGHNQR